Proteins co-encoded in one Spirosoma endbachense genomic window:
- a CDS encoding YheT family hydrolase, with protein MPLLNSSYSGAPAYLYNGHLQTIVPSLTRRVTGVTYERERLTLSDGDFLDLDWIDAGKKRLVILTHGLEGDSQRQYILGAARLFSTNGFDVLAWNCRSCSGEMNHAFRLYNHGEIGDIAEVIEHALQTKSYEEIVLVGYSMGGNITLKYLGVHGKKLPAVIKRGIAISAPTDLGASALLLDRPSNRFYRNRFMKKLITKLNQKADRFPGRLDMTKLRQVKQWRDFDDFFSAPVNGYRDASDFYTQASAVNFMPDIAVPTLLLNAQNDPLLSPECSPGWLAEKHPFVFLETPKTGGHVGFLILRDPYTYAERQALAFAKGFISQ; from the coding sequence ATGCCACTGCTAAATTCTTCATATTCCGGAGCACCCGCTTATCTGTACAATGGCCATCTGCAAACGATTGTTCCAAGCCTGACCCGCAGAGTGACCGGGGTTACGTACGAACGAGAACGATTGACTCTTTCGGATGGCGATTTTCTTGATCTTGACTGGATTGACGCTGGAAAAAAACGATTGGTTATTCTAACCCACGGCCTGGAAGGAGATAGCCAGCGTCAATATATTCTTGGGGCCGCCCGATTGTTCTCAACGAACGGTTTCGATGTACTGGCCTGGAACTGTCGTTCGTGTAGTGGCGAAATGAACCATGCTTTCCGGCTTTATAATCACGGCGAAATCGGGGATATTGCCGAAGTTATCGAGCATGCTTTGCAGACTAAATCGTATGAAGAAATTGTGCTTGTTGGTTATAGCATGGGCGGAAATATTACCCTGAAATACCTCGGTGTTCATGGGAAAAAGCTCCCTGCTGTTATTAAACGAGGCATTGCTATATCGGCCCCGACCGATCTGGGGGCTAGTGCTTTGTTGCTCGATCGACCGTCGAATCGATTTTACCGGAATCGGTTCATGAAAAAGCTGATCACAAAATTAAATCAGAAGGCTGATCGATTTCCGGGCCGGCTGGATATGACAAAATTACGTCAGGTGAAACAATGGCGTGATTTTGATGACTTTTTCTCCGCCCCCGTTAATGGCTATCGGGATGCCAGCGACTTTTATACCCAGGCATCCGCTGTTAATTTTATGCCAGATATCGCCGTGCCGACATTGCTTTTGAATGCACAAAACGACCCGTTGTTATCGCCCGAATGTTCGCCGGGCTGGCTGGCAGAGAAACATCCGTTTGTATTTCTTGAAACACCTAAAACGGGCGGTCACGTTGGTTTTCTGATTTTGCGCGACCCGTATACGTATGCTGAAAGGCAAGCACTGGCATTTGCAAAGGGATTTATCAGCCAATAA
- a CDS encoding carotenoid biosynthesis protein, which produces MLAITTRYHQTVRTVLILAYVAGIIGLQLPALTDYFRPLSPVTLVCSLAVLLVYHTDWRPSFYLYLILTLAIGYFIEVLGVHTGSIFGHYAYGWGLGVKVWAVPPVIGINWLLLSYCSGSVCNQLSVPTWLKILAAATLMVVLDLFIEPVAVQLHFWTWFDKPVPLQNYVSWWIISAILFTIWFLLPFSKENRLAKWLLMLQFIFFIGQFLFIFF; this is translated from the coding sequence ATGCTCGCCATAACTACCCGATATCACCAAACCGTTCGAACGGTGCTGATACTGGCCTATGTAGCAGGCATTATCGGTTTGCAGTTACCTGCACTGACTGACTACTTCCGGCCTCTAAGTCCGGTTACACTCGTTTGCTCGCTGGCCGTTTTACTCGTCTATCATACCGACTGGCGGCCTTCTTTCTACCTTTATCTTATCCTCACGTTAGCAATCGGTTATTTTATTGAAGTACTTGGCGTTCATACAGGCAGTATTTTTGGCCATTATGCCTACGGATGGGGGCTGGGTGTCAAAGTTTGGGCGGTTCCTCCAGTAATTGGGATCAACTGGCTACTACTCTCTTATTGCAGCGGGTCAGTCTGTAATCAGCTTTCTGTTCCGACCTGGCTTAAAATTCTGGCAGCCGCTACACTGATGGTTGTGTTGGATCTATTTATCGAACCTGTGGCCGTTCAGTTACACTTCTGGACCTGGTTTGATAAACCAGTGCCTTTACAGAATTACGTTAGCTGGTGGATTATATCGGCCATATTATTCACAATCTGGTTTTTGTTGCCTTTCAGTAAAGAAAATCGCCTGGCGAAATGGCTACTTATGCTTCAGTTTATATTCTTCATTGGGCAATTCTTGTTTATCTTTTTCTAG
- a CDS encoding superoxide dismutase — translation MAFVLDPLPYPSDSLEPNIDKQTMEIHHDKHHNAYVTNLNNAIAGTELENKSIEELLQTVSQAPVAVRNNGGGHYNHTLFWNTISGSGGGQPTGELAEAINQKFGSYDAFKEEFTKAATTRFGSGWAWLIVTPEGQLAVTSTPNQDNPLMDIADVKGFPIVGLDVWEHAYYLKYQNRRPEYIAAYFNVVDWNAAEKRYQQGKQA, via the coding sequence ATGGCTTTTGTATTAGACCCACTACCCTACCCCAGCGATTCGCTCGAACCAAACATAGACAAGCAAACCATGGAAATCCACCATGACAAGCATCATAATGCCTATGTTACGAATCTGAACAACGCTATCGCTGGCACAGAACTGGAAAATAAATCGATCGAAGAATTGCTCCAAACCGTAAGCCAGGCTCCAGTAGCCGTGCGCAACAACGGTGGCGGGCACTATAATCATACGTTGTTCTGGAACACTATTTCTGGCAGTGGTGGCGGCCAGCCAACCGGCGAGCTGGCTGAGGCTATCAATCAGAAATTTGGTTCTTACGACGCGTTTAAAGAAGAATTTACCAAGGCCGCTACCACTCGTTTTGGTTCGGGCTGGGCATGGCTTATTGTTACGCCGGAAGGTCAGCTGGCCGTTACCTCAACGCCGAATCAGGATAACCCGCTAATGGACATTGCCGACGTAAAAGGGTTCCCTATCGTTGGTCTTGACGTATGGGAGCACGCTTACTACCTTAAATATCAAAACCGCCGGCCCGAATATATCGCTGCTTATTTTAATGTAGTTGACTGGAATGCGGCTGAAAAACGCTACCAGCAGGGCAAACAAGCATAA
- a CDS encoding glycoside hydrolase family protein has translation MWTKQGLIYKPNGSQAFSRTHAQVPFGYPMADKLRVYFSTRDENIASAVSFVELNPNNLSEVTYIHNKPCLTKGAVGMFDETGTMPSWFLPVGDEIWLYYTGWNKSETASYRLGIGLAISRDGGLTFQRKYDGPLLDRSIYDQVWAAQPCVIREGDRWRMWYLSCTKIEVINGHPEPFYDVKYAESTDGIKWERTGQVCVGYDEFTDAIGRPTVYKDGNLYKMYFSYRNATNYRTDVQRSYRIGYAESSDGITWERKDERAGIERSAEGWDSLMMDYCHIFPHRDQWVMLYNGNGFGASGFGYATQPTTY, from the coding sequence ATGTGGACAAAACAAGGACTCATTTATAAACCCAACGGTTCTCAAGCATTCAGCAGAACGCACGCTCAAGTGCCTTTTGGTTATCCTATGGCTGACAAATTACGTGTCTATTTTTCCACACGTGATGAAAATATAGCGTCCGCTGTATCATTTGTTGAGCTAAATCCCAATAATTTATCTGAAGTAACGTATATTCATAATAAGCCCTGTTTAACAAAAGGTGCCGTTGGCATGTTTGATGAAACAGGCACGATGCCATCCTGGTTTTTACCCGTAGGCGATGAAATCTGGCTGTATTATACCGGATGGAATAAGAGCGAAACCGCGAGCTATCGCCTGGGTATAGGTCTGGCTATCAGTCGCGATGGCGGTTTGACATTCCAGCGAAAATACGATGGGCCTTTACTTGACCGTTCTATTTACGATCAGGTATGGGCCGCTCAACCCTGCGTAATCCGCGAAGGTGACCGATGGCGGATGTGGTACCTTTCCTGTACCAAAATTGAGGTTATCAACGGTCACCCTGAACCATTTTATGATGTGAAGTACGCCGAGTCGACGGATGGTATCAAGTGGGAACGAACAGGACAGGTGTGCGTTGGCTACGATGAGTTTACAGATGCTATTGGTCGTCCGACGGTTTACAAAGATGGAAATTTGTACAAAATGTATTTTTCGTACCGAAACGCGACCAATTACCGAACCGATGTGCAGCGTAGTTACCGTATCGGTTATGCCGAATCCAGCGACGGTATTACGTGGGAACGTAAGGATGAACGGGCAGGTATTGAACGCTCAGCAGAGGGCTGGGATTCACTCATGATGGATTACTGCCATATTTTCCCACATCGTGACCAATGGGTTATGCTGTATAACGGTAATGGCTTTGGCGCATCAGGATTTGGGTATGCAACTCAGCCTACCACATACTAA
- a CDS encoding glycosyltransferase family 2 protein: protein MVKVSVLIITYNQHKFIRAAIDSALAQQTTFPIEILVGDDFSTDGTREIIQEYEQKHPGLIIGVLHPYNMGKNGGINCLETLKLAKGEYYALMDGDDYWTDPLKLQKQADLLDAHPDYSTVFNNALITYEDGSPSHLLNGPVMKPFYTMDDLIGEDEIWFMATSSTMFRNNIKEYPAWFRESSSGDIPRLILKAKLGKIGYIPDVMSVYRKNRGGASFADNYTDETFLRNRIQMYSDINRELDYRYDRVLRRNIARYYRMMLDAKQYKHSYFRRAQLALKYLYLGKPDWQKTKDVIRNYIVPQPLAKLYSTIRLLPHR from the coding sequence ATGGTTAAAGTTAGTGTTCTGATTATCACTTACAATCAGCATAAATTTATTCGTGCCGCTATTGATAGTGCGCTCGCACAGCAGACGACATTTCCTATTGAAATTTTAGTTGGTGATGACTTTTCAACGGATGGAACACGGGAGATTATTCAGGAATACGAACAGAAGCATCCTGGCTTAATTATTGGTGTTTTGCACCCCTATAACATGGGGAAAAACGGAGGGATAAACTGTCTTGAAACACTGAAATTAGCTAAAGGTGAGTACTATGCCTTGATGGATGGAGATGACTACTGGACTGATCCACTTAAGCTTCAGAAACAAGCGGATCTACTGGACGCACATCCTGACTATTCGACGGTCTTTAATAATGCTCTTATTACATACGAAGACGGATCGCCTTCCCATTTACTGAATGGACCTGTTATGAAGCCATTCTATACGATGGACGATCTGATTGGCGAAGACGAAATCTGGTTTATGGCTACATCCAGCACCATGTTTCGGAACAATATTAAGGAATATCCTGCCTGGTTTCGAGAGTCATCAAGTGGCGATATTCCAAGGCTGATTCTGAAGGCTAAACTTGGGAAAATTGGCTATATTCCCGATGTAATGTCGGTTTATCGTAAAAATCGGGGAGGAGCCAGCTTTGCGGACAACTATACTGATGAGACATTTCTGCGGAATCGTATCCAAATGTATAGCGATATTAACCGGGAACTGGATTATCGATACGACCGTGTCTTACGCCGGAATATTGCCCGGTATTACCGGATGATGCTCGATGCAAAACAGTATAAGCATAGTTATTTTCGTCGAGCCCAACTGGCGTTGAAATATCTTTACTTAGGAAAACCCGACTGGCAAAAGACGAAAGATGTAATTCGGAATTATATTGTTCCTCAGCCGCTGGCAAAGCTGTACAGTACAATTCGGTTATTACCACATCGGTAA
- a CDS encoding MerR family transcriptional regulator: MSSYSIKDLEQLSGIKAHTLRIWEQRYNIITPKRTDTNIRTYDDQDLKLVLNISLLKDHGYKISEISKLSVEEMYREVVKISDRQLSYPDQIHALTISMIDLDEDRFEKIISTNILQFGFENTMIHIIYPFLGRIGTLWVTGSIGPAQEHFITNLIRQKIIVAIDGQVSKQRPDGKKYMLFLPEGELHEISLLFGNYIIRARSNKVIYLGQSLPFNELAFAYNLHKPDYIFTALTSVPANHEVQPYVNRLVKAFPDAHLLMTGYQVVGQDIDIPENATIINQIEDLIRIAST; the protein is encoded by the coding sequence ATGAGTAGTTACTCCATCAAAGATTTAGAGCAACTGTCGGGCATAAAAGCCCATACGCTGCGGATCTGGGAACAGCGCTACAATATTATTACGCCCAAACGGACGGATACAAATATCCGGACCTACGACGATCAGGACCTTAAGTTAGTCCTGAACATTTCATTGCTAAAAGATCACGGCTATAAAATATCCGAAATTTCAAAGTTGTCGGTAGAAGAGATGTACCGTGAAGTGGTTAAAATCTCGGATCGTCAACTGAGTTACCCCGATCAGATTCATGCGCTTACGATCTCGATGATCGATCTGGATGAAGACCGTTTCGAAAAAATTATTAGTACCAACATTTTGCAATTCGGTTTCGAGAACACGATGATCCATATTATCTATCCGTTTTTGGGGCGGATTGGTACACTTTGGGTAACTGGTTCTATTGGCCCGGCACAGGAGCATTTTATTACAAACCTGATTCGGCAGAAAATTATCGTTGCCATTGATGGTCAGGTGAGCAAGCAACGACCCGACGGTAAAAAATACATGCTCTTTTTGCCAGAAGGCGAGCTCCACGAAATCAGTTTGCTTTTTGGTAATTACATTATCCGGGCTCGCTCTAATAAAGTAATTTATCTGGGGCAAAGCCTACCCTTCAACGAATTAGCCTTTGCCTACAATCTCCATAAGCCCGACTACATTTTTACTGCCTTAACCTCCGTACCTGCTAATCACGAGGTTCAGCCCTATGTTAACCGTTTGGTTAAAGCATTTCCAGATGCTCACCTGCTCATGACCGGCTATCAGGTAGTTGGGCAGGACATCGATATTCCTGAAAATGCGACCATCATCAATCAAATTGAAGATCTGATTCGCATTGCCAGTACGTAG
- a CDS encoding Ig-like domain-containing protein, which yields MKGRLIYPYLFICLCLTGPTIRSVAQTITTNALSVSALCGSSGGTLSVPFSTTGIFLIGNVFTAQISDPNGVFSGTTTPIGTLALVPIIPTTATITATIPKTLTASANYRIRVIASTPARTSTNAQPLSIQAIPNAPGVSDKSYCVGEVAGPLSATTVSGATLNWYAGPVGGNASSLAPTPITTAAGSTTYHVSQTLNGCESSRTSFVVTVSGSLAAPKTAAPAAICQGVISAALTATASAGATLRWWGTNASGGSFSTTPTVPSSQATATYYVSQIINSCESPRASIVVTVKPAPTTPSAPLAMTYCQSGTATPLSATASADGTLNWYGTSAAGGVASSTPTTPNIGTTGTTFYYVSQTIGGCESPRAIISVQVKPKPAAPITTSPIIFCQNRVANPLTAISTPGGTLNWYGTNATGGTASATAPTPSTSVTGSTVYYVSQSINGCEGPRASLTATVNPVPGKPIVAAAGPYCEGSKPNSLTATGQSLSWYGTNPEGGTPSSVATVPNTTVIGTANYYVTQTVNGCESDRAVIPVIVKDAPNAPGTAPLEFCQNSAVPALTATFVANATASWYTDAASNTGSQTPPLLQNSTPGQTTYYVSQSLDGCPSPKASLVVTVKATPSVPGVSSVSYCNNVPSQQLTATGTNIKWYDASDKLINGVPTPATNNVGDQTFKATQTVNGCESAKAVLTVSVKPLPALPGVTNLTYCQAQKDQPVQAIPPLTANGQNLRWYNADGNVYQGAPTPPVTQSGTFSFLVTQTVDNCESSKATIQVSVRTTPAPTVPKPVVSYCLDEKAAPLEAVGEPGSTLRWVDPYGRETTSNPVPPTLNVNVEPGGDIYYVYQINNGCYSGRSIVKVIVNTIPTLSLTGSASINLGQKTPLRLKFTGNPPFSYTLTGGNSGISNSTDTTISVLPRGNTTYQVNAVTNSCGIGLPGNPATAIVLVQAPTITTSAVNNNTLCAGSALIVPFTTIGSFTSGNLFRAELISVADTSKKFELPTSSASSPVTAALSATLAGGQYYVRVKGSNPDIGILGTNSPTTITVRSKPAATLTGNQTINVGTPANLTISFGGDGPWTVTYADSVRSFSATTTTNPYIAEVRPARTTTYKLNNVSNTCGSGTISGTATILVQTVLGVEDTSLDPLVRVYPVPTATTLTIDIDVSLTRDPAELSLTDLRGRPIHQLTTRSRQTELDLSSQPAGVYLLRIQIGDRQSVRKVLKQ from the coding sequence ATGAAGGGACGTTTAATTTACCCCTATCTCTTCATTTGCTTGTGTCTTACCGGGCCTACAATCCGTAGTGTTGCCCAGACTATCACGACAAATGCGTTGTCTGTAAGTGCCCTCTGCGGAAGTTCTGGCGGCACCCTATCCGTTCCATTTTCTACCACCGGCATATTCCTGATTGGCAATGTATTTACAGCCCAGATTTCCGACCCAAACGGCGTATTTTCAGGCACAACTACTCCCATCGGAACGCTCGCTCTTGTTCCCATAATACCAACAACAGCTACGATCACAGCAACGATACCTAAAACATTAACCGCCAGCGCAAACTATAGAATCAGAGTCATTGCCAGCACTCCTGCCCGAACCAGCACAAACGCACAACCTCTATCAATCCAGGCCATACCTAATGCGCCTGGAGTTAGTGACAAATCGTATTGCGTAGGTGAAGTAGCTGGACCCTTGTCGGCCACAACCGTTTCAGGCGCAACGTTAAATTGGTATGCGGGTCCTGTCGGTGGCAATGCCTCATCGCTGGCACCAACACCCATTACTACGGCAGCGGGTTCAACAACTTACCATGTTAGTCAGACTCTCAATGGCTGCGAAAGTAGCCGAACTTCGTTTGTCGTAACGGTCAGTGGTAGTCTGGCGGCTCCCAAAACTGCGGCTCCGGCGGCAATCTGTCAGGGAGTGATTTCAGCAGCACTTACGGCTACCGCTTCAGCCGGTGCTACCTTGCGGTGGTGGGGAACCAACGCCAGTGGAGGCTCTTTTTCGACTACACCAACGGTTCCAAGTAGTCAGGCTACGGCTACCTATTACGTCAGTCAGATAATAAACAGTTGTGAAAGTCCCCGAGCTTCTATTGTCGTAACCGTAAAACCTGCTCCAACTACGCCGTCTGCTCCTTTAGCGATGACCTACTGTCAGAGTGGAACAGCCACTCCTTTGTCGGCAACGGCTTCTGCCGATGGCACTTTAAACTGGTATGGCACCAGTGCGGCCGGAGGTGTTGCCTCTTCTACACCAACAACACCCAATATCGGCACGACTGGAACAACTTTTTATTACGTAAGCCAAACGATTGGTGGTTGCGAGAGCCCGCGAGCCATCATTTCTGTTCAGGTAAAACCAAAACCAGCGGCCCCAATCACCACAAGCCCGATTATTTTTTGCCAAAACCGGGTAGCAAATCCGTTAACGGCTATCTCAACGCCCGGTGGCACCTTAAACTGGTACGGAACCAACGCTACGGGCGGAACGGCATCAGCCACAGCACCAACACCTTCTACCAGTGTTACTGGCTCGACCGTTTATTATGTTAGTCAGAGTATCAATGGCTGCGAAGGCCCCAGGGCTAGCCTAACGGCTACAGTTAATCCAGTACCGGGCAAACCCATTGTTGCAGCCGCTGGTCCCTATTGTGAAGGAAGCAAACCAAATTCCTTAACCGCCACAGGTCAAAGTCTGAGCTGGTATGGCACAAACCCGGAAGGGGGAACGCCATCATCCGTTGCAACAGTGCCGAATACTACTGTTATCGGTACAGCAAATTACTATGTTACGCAAACCGTTAACGGATGTGAAAGCGACCGGGCGGTGATTCCGGTAATCGTAAAAGATGCACCGAATGCGCCTGGTACAGCCCCTCTTGAGTTCTGTCAAAACTCGGCAGTACCTGCTTTAACGGCCACTTTCGTTGCCAACGCAACAGCCAGCTGGTATACTGATGCCGCCAGCAATACGGGGTCGCAAACACCCCCTTTGTTGCAGAACAGCACGCCAGGGCAAACAACGTATTACGTGAGTCAGAGTCTGGATGGCTGCCCAAGTCCAAAGGCAAGTTTAGTGGTGACAGTAAAAGCGACACCTTCTGTTCCTGGAGTGAGTTCAGTCAGTTACTGCAACAATGTTCCGTCGCAACAATTAACGGCAACTGGCACGAACATTAAGTGGTATGATGCTTCGGATAAGCTTATCAATGGAGTTCCTACGCCCGCGACCAATAATGTGGGCGATCAAACCTTTAAAGCAACCCAAACGGTAAATGGTTGTGAAAGTGCTAAAGCCGTATTGACCGTTAGTGTTAAACCGCTGCCCGCATTGCCCGGTGTAACTAATCTAACCTACTGTCAGGCGCAGAAAGATCAGCCCGTTCAGGCGATTCCTCCGTTAACGGCAAATGGTCAGAACCTTCGCTGGTATAATGCTGATGGCAATGTGTATCAAGGCGCACCCACACCTCCTGTTACGCAGTCAGGTACATTCAGCTTTCTGGTGACTCAAACAGTTGATAACTGCGAAAGTAGCAAGGCCACGATCCAGGTTTCGGTACGGACAACACCTGCTCCAACCGTGCCAAAACCCGTAGTTTCATACTGTCTTGACGAAAAAGCGGCTCCGCTGGAGGCTGTTGGAGAGCCAGGCAGCACGTTGCGGTGGGTTGACCCTTATGGACGGGAAACAACAAGCAATCCAGTCCCGCCAACGCTGAATGTGAATGTAGAGCCAGGTGGTGATATTTATTATGTTTATCAGATAAACAATGGCTGTTATAGCGGCCGTTCAATTGTCAAGGTCATTGTCAATACGATACCGACGTTATCCCTAACCGGATCTGCTAGTATTAATTTAGGGCAGAAAACCCCGCTTCGATTAAAATTTACGGGGAATCCACCTTTTAGTTATACGCTAACAGGAGGTAACTCAGGCATATCAAACTCCACCGATACAACTATTTCGGTCTTGCCCAGAGGCAATACAACCTATCAGGTCAATGCCGTCACTAACAGTTGTGGTATCGGTTTACCAGGCAATCCAGCCACTGCTATCGTACTCGTTCAGGCACCGACCATTACCACTAGTGCCGTCAATAATAATACCCTGTGCGCTGGTTCAGCACTCATCGTACCGTTTACAACGATTGGCTCCTTTACCAGTGGAAATCTATTCCGGGCCGAGTTGATCAGTGTGGCCGATACGAGCAAAAAATTTGAACTTCCTACGAGCAGTGCCAGTAGCCCTGTTACTGCCGCCCTATCGGCTACATTGGCCGGCGGCCAGTATTATGTTCGTGTAAAAGGATCGAATCCGGATATTGGAATTCTGGGAACAAATAGCCCTACAACGATAACGGTTCGATCTAAACCAGCCGCTACATTAACGGGCAATCAGACCATAAATGTAGGTACACCCGCAAACTTAACCATCAGCTTTGGTGGCGACGGTCCCTGGACAGTAACCTATGCAGATAGTGTCCGTTCATTCTCGGCAACCACAACAACGAACCCATATATTGCGGAAGTGAGGCCCGCCCGAACGACAACCTATAAACTTAATAATGTGAGCAATACCTGTGGATCAGGGACCATATCGGGTACGGCGACAATTTTGGTACAAACCGTACTGGGTGTTGAAGACACTTCTCTTGACCCATTGGTTCGCGTATATCCAGTCCCTACAGCAACGACATTAACCATTGACATTGATGTATCATTAACGCGAGATCCGGCAGAACTCTCACTCACAGATCTGCGAGGACGACCTATCCATCAATTGACTACCCGATCCCGGCAAACGGAGCTTGATCTCAGTAGCCAGCCAGCGGGAGTCTATCTGCTTCGTATCCAGATCGGCGATCGGCAATCGGTACGAAAGGTGCTTAAACAATGA
- a CDS encoding nucleoside deaminase, producing MFSDDYFMEIALNLAEEAAEDGEIPVGAVVVCRNRIIGKGRNQTEQFKDVTAHAEMLAITAATQYLGGKYLTDCTLYVTLEPCVMCAGALFWTQLGRLVIGAPDPKRGYSRIESLLLHPKTRLETGVLASESQDLLTKFFRRLRT from the coding sequence ATGTTTTCCGATGACTACTTCATGGAAATTGCACTGAATCTGGCTGAAGAGGCAGCCGAAGATGGCGAAATTCCTGTTGGAGCTGTTGTGGTTTGCCGCAACCGGATTATCGGAAAAGGCCGTAATCAGACGGAGCAGTTTAAGGACGTTACGGCCCATGCCGAAATGCTTGCCATAACGGCCGCAACGCAATATCTTGGGGGGAAATACCTTACCGATTGCACACTCTATGTCACACTGGAACCCTGTGTTATGTGCGCAGGAGCCTTATTCTGGACGCAACTTGGGCGGCTTGTTATTGGCGCTCCTGACCCTAAACGAGGGTATAGCCGTATAGAGAGTCTGTTGCTTCACCCTAAAACTCGTCTCGAAACAGGGGTTCTCGCCAGCGAAAGCCAGGATTTGTTGACTAAGTTTTTTCGACGCTTAAGAACATAA
- a CDS encoding glycosyltransferase family 2 protein, with amino-acid sequence MKLSVVIPAYNEEESLPPTLRALYQTLAKHGIPHEICVTNDNSKDGTLRVLEEMAATEIPTLVPFTNPGPNGFGYAVRYGLERFSGDCVAVFMADMSDDPEDLVKFYNKMLETNVDAVFGSRWGKGGKVIDYPPLKKFINRVANFIVKMVMGIKYNDTTNAFKLYKRETIEGIKPFLAPHFNLTVELPLKAMVRGYSYAVVPNSWTNRKYGESKLKIKEMGSRYFFILMYCLIEKYFSRGDFNKKPATPIAQTVSR; translated from the coding sequence ATGAAATTAAGCGTTGTCATACCGGCTTATAACGAAGAAGAGTCGCTCCCTCCAACACTGCGTGCATTGTATCAGACGTTAGCCAAACATGGCATCCCGCACGAAATCTGTGTTACCAACGATAACTCGAAAGACGGAACGCTACGTGTTTTGGAGGAAATGGCGGCTACTGAAATTCCAACATTGGTGCCATTCACAAATCCAGGCCCTAACGGCTTCGGTTATGCGGTTCGGTATGGTCTCGAACGGTTTTCGGGCGATTGTGTCGCCGTTTTCATGGCCGATATGTCCGATGATCCGGAGGATCTGGTGAAATTTTATAACAAAATGCTCGAAACCAACGTCGATGCGGTATTCGGTTCACGTTGGGGTAAAGGCGGAAAAGTAATTGATTATCCACCACTCAAGAAGTTCATTAATCGTGTTGCCAACTTCATTGTGAAGATGGTGATGGGAATCAAATACAACGATACAACTAACGCGTTTAAACTGTATAAGCGCGAGACCATAGAGGGTATAAAGCCGTTTCTGGCACCTCACTTTAACCTAACCGTTGAACTTCCACTCAAGGCTATGGTGCGAGGCTACAGCTATGCTGTTGTGCCTAATAGCTGGACAAATCGGAAATACGGCGAATCAAAATTGAAGATTAAAGAGATGGGTAGCCGTTACTTCTTCATTCTGATGTATTGCCTGATTGAAAAATACTTCTCCCGTGGCGATTTTAACAAGAAACCTGCTACGCCAATCGCGCAGACAGTTAGCCGGTAG